A segment of the Populus nigra chromosome 12, ddPopNigr1.1, whole genome shotgun sequence genome:
CTTATAAGCTTAGTCAATGATGTATTCTTTACTTCTAGGTACTCAGACATTCCATTAGAAGAAATTGAGAAGGTTTGTCCTGCATGTCGCGGGATCTGCAATTGCAGGGGCTGCTTACGAGGAGATAATATGGTAAAGGTATTTCACTCATGGATTGAAGGGACCTTGTTTTTGTTACACTGTTAAGTTTCTTATGTTTCATGAACAAATTGTGTTGGGATTGCCTTATTCAATGATGATTTCCCCCCTATGTTTTTAGGTAAGAATACGGGAAATACCTGTTCTTGACAAGTTGCAATATCTCCACTGCCTATTATCTTCAGTGCTTCCTATAGTTAAGCAGATCCATCAAGAACAATGCTTTGAAGTAGAGCTTGAACAAAGGCTGCGTGGTAAGATGCTTTTGATGATTTAGTGGCATCCGGAATTTAAACTTTCTGTATGACTTTTTCCCTGTTCTGTGACTAATTGGGATATTAATTATCCAGGAACTGATATAGATCTTGTCCGGGCCAAATTGAATGCAGATGAACAGATGTGCTGGTATCGTAGAAAACTTATGCTCTGCTTAACCAGTTTCTGTCACTTTCTTCTTTACTTTGTATATGAAATGAAGTCAGGACCTTggtctttatttgttttaaaaacaagtcTTACAATTTGATGAGCCACAACACACGCTTCTTCATTTCAAGAATTGTTgttcattgtaatttatttgtCCTTTTGCAGCAATATATGTAGGATACCCATTATTGATTATCATCGGCATTGTGCAAATTGCTCTTATGATCTGTGCCTTCATTGCTGTCAAGATCTTCGAGGAGCATCTAAACAAGGTGTTGAAAATGAAATGGATGATAATCAGATTGATGGGAGAAGTCAAGACAATGAGACTCCATTAGAACCAGTGAGAGAACCACAAGTAAGACTAAAGTTATCAGATAAGTACCAAGGCTGGAAGGCAAACAATGATGGCAGTATTCCATGCCCTCCGAAGGAGCACGGTGGTTGTAATTACTCATCATTGAACCTAAGCCGTATTTTCAAGATGAATTGGGcagcaaaacttgtgaaaaatgTGGAGGAAATGGTCAGTGGCTGTAAGGTTTATGATGCTGGCACCCCACAGAAATCCAGGTTGAATGATTCCACACTCTGCCAGTATGCTCACAGAGAGGACAGTGATGATAATTTCTTATATTGCCCCTTATCTGAAGATGTAAAAGCTGATGGGATAAACAAGTTTAGAAAACACTGGGTTCGGGGTGAACCTGTTATTGTGAAGCAGGTATTTGACAGCTCATCCATATCAAGCTGGGATCCAGTGGCTATTTGGAGGGGGATCCGGGAAACATCagatgagaaaaagaaaggtgaaAACCGAACAGTGAAGGCCATAGATTGCTTACACTGGTCTGAGGTGTGTTTTCCTTAACTTTTGCTTATATCAGGTGTATggctcttctttcttcttaacGTCagtaaataatttgatgttgtgTTAATCTCTTTGATTGTCTTGACAAGTGGTTTTCTGTGTGACAGGTTGATATTGATCTTGATCAGTTTATCCGAGGATACTCAGAGGGACGAATCAGGGAAAATGGTTCACCAGAGATGTTGAAGTTGAAGGATTGGCCTTCCCCCAGTGCTTCTGAAGAGTTCTTATTATACCAGAGACCTGAATCTATCAGTAAACTGCCTTTCCTTGAATTTATCCATTCAAGGGTGGGTGTTCTAAATGTTGCTGCAAAGTTGCCTCATTACTCTTTGCAGAATGATGTAGGACCCAAGATTTGTATATCTTATGGGAGCCATGAGGAGCTCGGTGGGGGTGATTCTGTAATCAAACTTCATTTCAAAACGCGTGACATGGtaagttttatttgttattaaatagGTATTGTAACACTTTCAACTTGCATGGTACTACTGTTCcttcttgaaattcatattgGAGATTTAAAATCTGGCTCCTCTTTTGTAATTTAGCATTTATGGTATTCAAgctttgaattaaaatattgcATGTGAGGTGTCTTTAGAACAGATATCTTCTTAATCTCATTGATAtcctaaatttaatatttatggttcacaaataaattatttgtatttctaacattttttcgAAGCAATTATTTTACAAATTCAGCTGGTTTTGAGTGCCCAAGTGCTGCTGTGGCCATGCCTTGTATAGAGAGCCCACATGGATTATTTAGTGGTTGTTTGTTATATTCTCTGCAATTTCACTTGTCCAAGGTGACAGGAATTAATATGGATTGACATTGCTGAGGCACATGCAGGTGTATCTATTGGTGCATACATGCGAAGCAAAGACAAAAGGTAGCCAGGAGAGTAGCTCAATTGACCCAGAAAAAAGCTTGGATGATGGAAGGTTGCCTGATATATCACTCGATGGACATGATATACAGGATGAAGTGAAGACAGCTGCAGATAAGGATGAGAAAATGGAGGATCAAGAGGTTGCTAATACCACTAGTATTGAAGACATTGACAGAATTGAGGATCATGGGGCTGAAAGAACCACAGGTGTTCAAGAGGTTGAAAGATTGGAAACCACCAGAGTGGAAGAGGTTGAGGGAATGGAGGATCAGCAGTTTAAGAAAGATAGTGAAGATATCCCTGTAGAGATTTGTCCAGGAGTTAGTTGGGATGTCTTTCGTCGGCAGGATATTCCAAAGTTAATTGATTATTTGAGAACATGCTATAAGGACCTTTGGAAGCCTGACAACATGGTGAATGATTTTGTAAGTTCACCTACTGAGCTTTGGAAATCTACCTTGTATTTTAGTTAAGCCAAATGGCTTATGTAACTTGCATGCTGCTGATCTTATTATTGGGATCTCAGGTCACAGATCCCCTTTATGACGGAACAGTTTTCCTAAATGCGTTTCATAAGAGACAATTGAAGGAAGAGTTTGGTGAGTAACATTAGcatttctttagtttttaaaatagaacAGATTTAGGAGTCAGCTCTTTGATCTTCCTGCATGTTTATGGTTTTTCTGTTAACATAGTGAGGCATCTGAGCttctaaccatttttttttgtcttcataGACCTTTCTActgtttattttgttaatgtatgGTGTATTCGACTTTCCTCCTTGATTTGCATGTGTATTCATATGCTGTGAATGGGTGAATACCATGAATTGCACTGTTGAAAAGTCTTAACGGCCAATAATTAGTTCTCTCTGACTGTATTTGATCTTATCCCCTTTTGCATACCCCAAGAGACACCAGGAATACTGCTTTGGTGGGGAGTGcacttaatttgtatatttccttttttatgcTTTCCTTATATGCatttttaagatgaaaattatatttctccTCAGGAGTTGAACCATGGTCATTTGAACAACATTTGGGGCAAGCTGTATTCGTCCCAGCTGGATGCCCTTTCCAAGCGAGGAATCTTCAGGTAAACTTGTTGTGATTAATTAGATTTCAAAGTTGGATAAATACATGTCTCCAGAACTTCTAATTGTAAAGACaatgttaaaacatttagactacaatgatgaaaacatgtttttttttttaatttgattttcaaatggTTGGGATGTTAACTGATAGTGTGAATGTATGGTCTATGATTTTGCCCTAATTAGATCAAGTTTCATTAACACTCCAAAGTTGCAATAAATTCATCCTTATCCATTGAAactcaaaaaggaaaaaaaagttcttcCTTGAGGAGATGATTTTAATTGTGGGTTCCAACTAATGTTGTTGCAATAGGGCTGCTTCTTTCCTCTACAAAGGAATGTTTTAGGCCCTCTTCAGGTTAGGGATATATTTATCATCGAACAATGTGATAAAAAGGGTGCTTTAGTAGTTTGGGGGAAAGGCACATGCTAGAAAAAACAACACCCGCCAATAGCCAGTAATATAGTTGGTTTTCTTTCGTTCTTTCTTCCCCAATTTTTGAAGTCTTAAGTGTTGctgattttcaaaattttataaaactaaaagttTCCTGAACcaaagatatttatatttagagtGGTTCGAAAATTACTTGCTTGAATTAAGTAAAATTATGCAttataattgtttctttttttttcttcttgtaaatTTGCAGTCCAATGTTCAGTTGGGCCTTGATTTCTTATCTCCTGAAAGTCTGGGGGTGTCTGCTAGATTGGCAGAAGAAATTCGCTGTCTTCCAAATGACCATGAAGCAAAACTTCAAGTTTTGGAGGTCAGGCTCTGGAATCTTTCTTCAATAACattcaatgcttttttttccttgaaattctttcactattttttttcttgttcttttgtcaTCCAGCCACCAATTCTTTGGTTTTCCTGTCAGTGAATTTCTTAATCTTCTATTGGGTTTTCATACAGGTGGGTAAGATGTCACTCTATGCTGCTAGTTCAGCCATTAAAGAAGTCCAGAAATTGGTGCTTGATCCTAAGTAAGCAAAAcagcttaaatttttatatttattgcttattgtcattgttttgaaatttcatatCTTTCTGAAGACAAATGAAAGTGAAATTACCATTTGTGGGTTGACATTTGGAGCAAGGTTTGAGACAAGACAGTGGAGTGTGCTCAAATTTTCCCTAATATTAATCATACATGATTCTTGCTGTATTTTTCTGGAGTTTCTTGGACATTTATAGAATGGCTGCCTTGTCCCATCCTTTTCTCTTTACTTTGAACGTTAAGAATCATACAAGTTTTTTTGCAGACTTGGTGCTGAAATTGGATTCGAGGATCGCAATTTAACTGCAGCAGTTGCTGAGAACTTGGAGAAAGGTGCTAAGCCAAGACAGATAAGCTGTTCTTAAATTGGTGTACATTACTTGTAATTTagatatagaaaaattattttgtttaggtGGCCGACATGCTGCCTAAGGGAATTTAAATGCATAAATGTATTTGTATGTAATCTTAGTCATTATGATTAGTGCCTCAGTGTTTGACATATCATGGCAGTTGTAATATGCAAAGTTTGAGTGAAAGCTAACTAGTTTTAAGTCATTTCTGTTTGATTGATGTTGAATTGCAAGCTGTTCACTCTTTTCAATAAATGATCTTGAAATTCAAGTTCCTCTGGTCTTAGCgttttcctccttttctttacCGAACCAGCAGATGAATTCAGTATAAACAAAAGCTTTAACTTGTTGCCACAGTAATGTAGAATAGCCTGTGTACTTTTGAAGCCAATCGCACAAAGGATGACCTCATGTTCCTCTGTTAATACGTTTGATAATGCTCCTGGACTAGCTGCCTTGAAATGAATCTGCGATCCTATAGGAGTCTGTTTTCACAATTGGCCATGCTGATTCTGGTGTTTGTGCATTTAGGGTGTATACTCTACCATCACGAGCACAACGAACTGCTACTTTATGCCGCCAAAATGTGGGGCTCTCAACTCTGAATTCCAGCCTGTAGTAATTAACCTGCCTTGATAGAATCCTCTCGTAAACTTGATTCTGTCAAAGTTCCTTTCATATCTGGGTGTGGTCCTGTGATTGTCCGAACAACAGCTTCTCCCACCTCCTTTGGCCCTCCAAATGCTTCAATCCTACACAATCAAAGACGAATCTTCCTTGCACACTGATTGAGGTTATTGCTCGCTAGAAAGCATGATATGCGACCTCTAATTTTGAAAGCTTGGATATTAGCATCACTTGTCTATAGGTTGAACAGCCCAGAGGGGCCGGTGAAACAATGACAACATTGACTTCACCTCATGAACCCGGGGGCCCAACCGGTGCATTCACATTCTTGCGCTGACAATCACCAGATTTCCCACTAATCAGTGGAGGTGGATCAAATGATCTCTCTCATATTCTCGTTTCCTCAGCTGCTCGATAAAGTAGCCTTTGATCTCCAACCTAAGTTTCTGGGTATatgaattacttttaaaaaaatcattcatagTGTTAGAAGAACACATCAATTTTACAGGTAAGCGAGAAATcatgttaaacaaaaaaacttcaGTGACAAATTCATATAACAGAACCTCCCAaccaaatccttcatttttttcGATCCATCGGTTATACCCTCCAATTGATAAAGCAAAGCAAGAGTTCGACCACATTGCGGCAATGATGATCCGAGAAGAAAACTTGTAATCCCACCAAAATTTGCACCAACTGCTACCAGAGAAGCTGAACCAACATCAACTAGTAGCGGCCTCTGAGATGTCAATGCCAAATGTGTAAATTGGCTGGAGGCCTAGGCACCCCTCGAAAACACTCTCTTTCCTATCCCCAGATGTTCGAGTCATGTAAATCTTGAGGATGGAGATCTTTTTGCATGCTAGAAAGTAACGCTCCAATGCCATTGTCTATGCTATTCCAGCTGTGCAGCACCGTAGCTAGCTCATTAACTTTTAAGGTTGTTCCCATCACCTTTTTGGGCGTACCAGGTATTGTTTGATTGGGAGTAGTGCAAGTTGAGACTTGGAGAGAGTGGGAGAGGAAGGAAGACTTGCCCGTTGACAGTGATGATGCCATTAAATTTTTGGTGGTTTCCATTTTGCATGCTTACAAGGAAATACTCCAGAGCCATACAAATTTCCCAGTCCAGCCTCTAATGTGTGGAAATGCTATGGGTATGGACCTGTGGTGGCGCACTGGTCCATGCATAAAGTATACCTATTCTGGTCATGGAAAAAAGCTGAAACCCTTTTGTGGGCTCCcttaatttgaatatttgatGGTCTAAAAGTTGATCTGGGCTCACACTCCAGTTCTGCTGACCTTTTCAACTATCCAATTGGATTGGATGCCTTACCTTCGAGGATTTGACTAAAATCACCACCTTTTTGTATACAcatctatagtttttttagccactggatttcatttttttcttcttgctaaCAGCTTGAGTTTCAAATCTAATggctaaaaataaacaaattcttCACTTTTGACTCTGTGATTCCTAAATCCAAAAAAGAATGTGTATATGAAAATGTGATGAACAGGTAATTGGGGATTTCAGAGGCCAATATATTGGTGGGTGTCTACAGCTCAATTTTCAGAACCGAACaaaaattttcttattcttctagCTAGACGTCCATGATTAGACCAATtcatatctatttttgttaGGAGCACCTACGTACCTACTATAccttgttaatataataatgtttagagtataaatataataattaggCCAGGCATTAATTTCAGTAACCTACAGAATTCACAGGATAAATAAGAGTTTTGGAAAGAAAATCTATTTGATCTTCTACTCATATCAAAGTTGCTAATGTTGGGCCAAAAATCCTCAACACCTTTGCTTGCTCTTTAGCGAAACACTTGAGGTTCTTCCCTTGCTTGAAGCAGTaacttgaagagagagagagagagagctaatTAAAGAAGTGAAGATAGAAATCATTACAAGTAGTACCTAGATGTAGCCTGtaggagaaaaagaaattttgtttattctttttcaaACATCCCACATGGGTTTCTTTAGTGCTGTTGCTTGCTCAAAGTGGTTCAGCCCTTGCATTCTTGGATGACTAATTCCTCTAGTAAACTCCATTTCTTGATGATTATGCTGTTGATGCAGATTCCTTTGTCTAGATCCTCCCAACCCCAAGAAATCAACAGTCATTACATCCCCAGTACTAAATCTTGATAAACCACTTGGATTAGCTCCAGTACTTGTTGGACTACTTAAACCAGGATTTGAATTTGCACCTTGAAAAACATTCTCATTGTTGCTACTAGCATGCTCCATAGTCTTAAAtaatgaattgttttgatctaaAACTGCACTGAAAATCCCCATGTCATTCAATACTGAGTTCTCAACCCCACCATTCGCACTGAAAAACTGGTTAGCATATCCATCGTCACCACCTATCACATGAGATTGGTCATTTTGGGTATGCATCGTACCAAAAGTTGGGGGTGCCATGCTTGTGACAAAGCTCTTTTGCATCATGGGAGGGCTCACATTATTACTACTTGCAGTCGCACCCATCTGAGCTGCTTTTTGCAACAATGCTGTCGCTGACATTGATGCCGAGCCAGATAAATTATGAAGGCCGTTTCCTTCAAAGATTGTTGATGAATTTGCATTCAACTGAAGGGATGGTGACATGCTTCTTGAACCACCAAAAAGGCCTGTGGTGCCATTTGAAAACATGCTTCCCGATGAGGGTTTAGGTGGTGTCGGCATGAGTTCTTGAGGTAATGACAGTGGGTTCTTAGCATCTAGATGGTTAAAACTAGACATCATGGTGGATTGGTTTGGATTATTGTTGATGGCCATGGAGGGTATGAGGTTGGAGACTTGGCCTTGTAAGTTTGGTTCCATGTTGGGCATCAATCCTTGATTTGCTTTGGTATTTTCTTCAGCTAGGGCATCGCAGAAAGCCCTATGAGTAATGAAACTATCCCTCCTGCATGGTAAAACAACCAGACCCTGTTAAGTCAAGCCTCGCTATCAGTACTAAAAAAGAAACCCAAGTATTTTTACATATGAAAATAATTGCTGTGCGAGAGACTCTATGGTCATGCAAATATTGAATTAGTCTTTTCAATATATTAATACGATCATGGCAACTACATTTATGATAAATAATTAAGCCGAACGAGAGCTTAATTTAAGGTATGATTAAGACTTTAGGGTGAAATAATGATTTCATAATTGCATATATATAGTCAAACAAAGACTTCAAGCAAAGCTAGGAGTGTTGTCAAGCCATAGCAActaaattcatatataaaacaatGTGGACCCACATGATGACCAATCAATGCGCTAAACCAAGAGACCATTAATTAACCAATGTTGTAATCCTTAATTATTCATGCACAGGTAAGTACTGGTGTATGAGTCTCTGACTAATTCGTTTTTTTGgcaattaattaagattaagtAAGGAATTAGTGATCAATGCAAAGTTTATAAACCTGGAGAATATGGTGCCACAATCACATTTGTATTCCTTGGTGCCACAAGTCTTTACATGAGCTTTCCAATCCGACTGCACTGCATATTTCTTTGAGCATTTATCGCATTTCCACTTCTTTTCTCCATGTTTTCGACAAAAATGCTTCTTAATCCCTGTAAGATCGCCTAATGCTCGAGCCGGATTGTGATGGACACATGAAGGTTCTGGACAAACATAAACCCTTTTTCGGATTTCAGCAGTTGTTCTTTGCTTTAGCTTCCATGGTAGATTATGGCCACGCCGATGCAATTGAAGATTCTGGTCCCTTTGGAATCCTTTGTTGCAAATCTCACATACAAATCGATTTGTAGCCATAAGAGTGTTTGGTGATAGAGCAATAACTTCAGCACTGGGATCTGCCGcatatttcatgttttaaaaaaaaaaaaaaactgttaggCCAATTTTACATGAATTTCCTTCGGATATATACTCCAAGTtcttgatgaaaatatttttaccaaACTGAATAATTAGAAGAAGGATAGTATTTTCAACAAACTAATTGAATTAACTTAAGCATAATTATTGCTCATATCGTGTTTTTCACTAGTGCTATGGTTAATCCAATACTAACAGGCACAAAAAGGGGAGCTAGCAGATTTCTTGGCACACTGCATACGATGATTAACCTATGTATTTTTTGGTTAGATTCTTGATTCTTGGACAACATTACAGATAAGACAATCATAAAACATGAGAAATTAACTGCAAGAAACATGAGTAGTGCAGCAAAACCAAGTAAGAGAAAGAGTGATGAAACCAAAGATATTCCATGAAGGATTATAAGTTTGCCCTTGTCtgaaacagttaaaaaaaacaagacaggaAAGGGCGGTAGCTAGGCAAACCAACAGTCCAATGCAATGATTGAGATCCTAGCCAATAATTGAACCCCATCAACCACTTATACACACCAataattctccatttttttgtAAGCCAAATAGCCATAAAAAAACCCTCTCTCCCCACCACCAAGATAAGCAAAAACCAATAAAGAAAAcctaaaaagaaagggaaaagacCATTTTTTGTGTGGATCTCTTGTGAGGAGCTGAATCTGCAATAAGCCACTCAGTTTCCCTTTTTGTTATCAtccaaaaagataaataaaaagtagctatgaactataaaaaacaatctcatATATagtacaaaaacaacaaaaaacaacaacaacaagtcTCCAATGCTCTGAGAACTCATCAGATCATCAAGACTGCTATAGTACAAGACAGTAAAAGTTAACCAAGAACAAAGTTAAAACTAAGAgattcaaaatcaagaaacaaaacatATTATCTTCTTTAAATTAATCATCTCTAACTACTTCAAGGAAATAATATATGGTTGAGGTGAATACACACCTGGATTTCCTGGGAGATTTCTTTTCCTCTTGAGCGGAGGTTGTTGAGTGATAGTGGAGCCATTGCtgttagcagcagcagcagcagcacttGAGTTCAAGTGAACTTCATCTGCACCAGTACCCCCAGAAGAGAAGCTGCCAGTGCCATCACCTGTGGTATTTGACATTGAAGTGGAGAGAAATACGATAAGAAGTAGTAGGATTTTTATTGAAGATTTAACcctttttgtctttctttctcttttgctcaccaaactttcttgttttctttctctcttacaACTTCCTTGTTTAGGTAGAAGATGTGTTGTTTAGcacttaaaacaaaacaaaaacaaaaacatggaaGTTGGGGATTTGTTTGTAACTTAGAGGAAGACAAAAACCAGGAAATTCTCCTTCATTTCtggtaaaaaagaagagatagtGATCAGCCTTTGTCACTAGGAGAGAACATGAGAAGGATCAGGTCATCTTTGGAGGcatcttataaatatatattaatattttttttttgaaatactaTTTGTCTTGCCCCTGGTTTTGTTGAGTATTAAGGTATTGCCCTTGCTTTCAAGATTTAAATCTTATATACAAGATCAAGTCAAACACATCCACAGAAATATTATTCTTTTCTAGCTACTATTCTTCCTCGATGGATGAGTATACTATGGGACAAATATCTATTCcttgaagctttttttttaatttcttaattagatATGtgaatggaatttttttttaattctttatattATAATACCATGTTTCATAAATAGATTTATATCAAACTTATATAAAGTGACAAATGAAAGGAATGGATAGCTAGATAGATTTAACTCAATGAGTgcaattaaagttttaatgtACTTAATTATTCAGAATAATCAACATGGTAAGAAGTATTTTAAGTTTGTATTTCTCATGCATACTACCATGTTaagtttaattctaaaaaaattcataaaaaataaattttatgtgaaaTCAAATAGTCTAAATACGAATCAAACTACttaaaaatccattaaaaataaacttaaaataaattttaagagggAAATGCAATTCTTCCAATTTTTCAAAACTGCACataatgtttatatttatttatttatttatttatttattaaaaaatagaattccaTGATTCAAAAAAGGCTATTTATGTAACATTTAGATACTAATAAGTGCTAAAAATGTCTATTTGAtgctatattattttaaatttgaattcacAGAAAGGTTATGagaaatatatttgtattaataTATTAGTTTGAATATAGATCACATATGCTCGAAAcgtgatcaaaattaaatttaacatgCAAAATATATATGACCTGAgattaaaaaccaatttaaacgTATTAAacgttaatataaaaaaaactgcttATATTGTATAATCTGAGATTAATTAGTTTCTGAAATTCTTATCAATCTCGGGGGCAATTAAGGTATTTTGAGGTGTCCATGTCCCCctaactaatttatttttggacATCATTACGGCTTCCGATTGAAACCTTGTCTGCTTGTGTTGATATTTctctgaaaataattttgttccGAAAATGCCATTCCATGCATTAAAAACAACAGAAAAGCCACTACGGAAGTAGCCGCCAAGAGCAGTGAAATCACCAAAGTAGCCTCGTCCGTCACGGGTGGGCAGTAGGCACTGATCAAAATCCTTCTCGAAAAGGACCCAACAACGATTCAAAAAATTCTCCTCCTTCACGTGCATGGGTACTCAGATGATGTTTCTTGCAAAAGCAAGGGTAAATTTTGTCCAGGAAAATGTCTTTATCAAGAGGATGATGGGATGGTGAGGCAGACGTGCCTCATATGGCTTGGAAATTCAGACAGGTAATTAATTAAGggagattttattaattagagaGAGAGTGTTTATTAAAAAGTCATCAAAATTGCTATAATTAATAATGCTTGCAGGGAAAGTATTTTGATAACGAACCTCCacgatgatgatgattaatGGTTTTGCTTCCAAAATATTGTGAGATTTTGATTCGTGCGTGAACTTAAACTTCATAGCTATATATTACGTACCCTTTATTCATCCGAcgaattaattagtttaaaaaactcataatttaaaatttaatttagcaacctagttgattttattaaatttaactggttaactctaatatttttttaaaaataaagtgatactattttaataaaaataattgcttcaatttaatttaatgattttcagTTGACTCGGTGACCTTatgacaagatttttttagttaattaatcctgaactaaatctaaatattatcCTTAAGCTAGTTGCAACTTATTTAGATTTAActagtttaatttattaatgttatctTGAGTTTAATTTTCAGATGAAGTGATGTAAATATCTTGAGTATAATTGCATGGAAGGAATGTTATTCGATCGTGGAAAGAAAATACAGAAAATTAAGGGTTAAATATATATGTGGGTAAACATAGAAATTACCCAGTCTCATCCAAACTATGTTTAGTCACCATCCTATGGCTAGGCTCTGTGTTGAATATTGTTTGCAGTACTGATGCGTGCATATGCAGATCTGAAACTAGCTAGCTGGTCATAAATTACAGTTGCCTTGCCTCTTGGACTCTACAATGGCTTCCTTTTGTGCAGCCTGCCGCAGAAGAACAGTAACTATTTTTAACCCTCCTTCATCTCTCGGTTTTAACCTGGAGTATTATTGTACGTAACGAATTAAAGCAATGTGCATGGTGATGGGACTTGTGCATGGCTCACTATTTGGTATTGTAAACATGAGGAATATTGGTTGGTATGTGTCTATATCTACAAGCAATATTGTGGTGTTGACATGGTAGGAAATTTAATTTCGTAAGGAATTGTTGGGAAATCAACTCAACtcgattttgtatttttaagttctttcatgaattctaatttgttccataaaaaattaacaccttcaaataaaaaatctaaacttaAACCCGACTTTATTCATCATTTGAAACACTTgatttatataaagaaaatacgCAGAAAAAAACCGAATTAGATATGTATTCTAATTTGATCTACATTattcaaactaataaaaaaattaatactttcTTATGGAAAATCCCAACTTGAACCCAACTTGATTCACgttaaaaatacttgaaaataaaaaacgaattagtgaatttgatctttttcatatttattttcttaattaaccaAGTGGGATTTTTAGTTTCTCAAG
Coding sequences within it:
- the LOC133669744 gene encoding E3 ubiquitin-protein ligase JMJ24-like isoform X2, which encodes MDHLRSSSAIGEENGGGIPDDLRCKRSDGKQWRCTAMSMPDKTVCEKHYIQAKKRAANSALRASLKKAKRKSIGESDIYLESKSDDFDMPLRNMKVEEDQPLSVSSKRYKEKVPKSQSRYSPETLIRSLRGQNSLKLNDDSQRDFEFEENWRSYKTTPRSAMESSRSRSQRSFDASAMTVSETVTEYSDASTDASEDTGGQTCHQCRRNDRNSVTWCLKCDKRGFCDSCISEWYSDIPLEEIEKVCPACRGICNCRGCLRGDNMVRIREIPVLDKLQYLHCLLSSVLPIVKQIHQEQCFEVELEQRLRGTDIDLVRAKLNADEQMCCNICRIPIIDYHRHCANCSYDLCLHCCQDLRGASKQGVENEMDDNQIDGRSQDNETPLEPVREPQVRLKLSDKYQGWKANNDGSIPCPPKEHGGCNYSSLNLSRIFKMNWAAKLVKNVEEMVSGCKVYDAGTPQKSRLNDSTLCQYAHREDSDDNFLYCPLSEDVKADGINKFRKHWVRGEPVIVKQVFDSSSISSWDPVAIWRGIRETSDEKKKGENRTVKAIDCLHWSEVDIDLDQFIRGYSEGRIRENGSPEMLKLKDWPSPSASEEFLLYQRPESISKLPFLEFIHSRVGVLNVAAKLPHYSLQNDVGPKICISYGSHEELGGGDSVIKLHFKTRDMVYLLVHTCEAKTKGSQESSSIDPEKSLDDGRLPDISLDGHDIQDEVKTAADKDEKMEDQEVANTTSIEDIDRIEDHGAERTTGVQEVERLETTRVEEVEGMEDQQFKKDSEDIPVEICPGVSWDVFRRQDIPKLIDYLRTCYKDLWKPDNMVNDFVTDPLYDGTVFLNAFHKRQLKEEFGVEPWSFEQHLGQAVFVPAGCPFQARNLQSNVQLGLDFLSPESLGVSARLAEEIRCLPNDHEAKLQVLEVGKMSLYAASSAIKEVQKLVLDPKLGAEIGFEDRNLTAAVAENLEKGAKPRQISCS
- the LOC133669744 gene encoding E3 ubiquitin-protein ligase JMJ24-like isoform X4, whose product is MQAPMLLKTLVGKLVISAGGMTEIVLLGVSNVTREVFVIAVSQNDIPLEEIEKVCPACRGICNCRGCLRGDNMVKVRIREIPVLDKLQYLHCLLSSVLPIVKQIHQEQCFEVELEQRLRGTDIDLVRAKLNADEQMCCNICRIPIIDYHRHCANCSYDLCLHCCQDLRGASKQGVENEMDDNQIDGRSQDNETPLEPVREPQVRLKLSDKYQGWKANNDGSIPCPPKEHGGCNYSSLNLSRIFKMNWAAKLVKNVEEMVSGCKVYDAGTPQKSRLNDSTLCQYAHREDSDDNFLYCPLSEDVKADGINKFRKHWVRGEPVIVKQVFDSSSISSWDPVAIWRGIRETSDEKKKGENRTVKAIDCLHWSEVDIDLDQFIRGYSEGRIRENGSPEMLKLKDWPSPSASEEFLLYQRPESISKLPFLEFIHSRVGVLNVAAKLPHYSLQNDVGPKICISYGSHEELGGGDSVIKLHFKTRDMVYLLVHTCEAKTKGSQESSSIDPEKSLDDGRLPDISLDGHDIQDEVKTAADKDEKMEDQEVANTTSIEDIDRIEDHGAERTTGVQEVERLETTRVEEVEGMEDQQFKKDSEDIPVEICPGVSWDVFRRQDIPKLIDYLRTCYKDLWKPDNMVNDFVTDPLYDGTVFLNAFHKRQLKEEFGVEPWSFEQHLGQAVFVPAGCPFQARNLQSNVQLGLDFLSPESLGVSARLAEEIRCLPNDHEAKLQVLEVGKMSLYAASSAIKEVQKLVLDPKLGAEIGFEDRNLTAAVAENLEKGAKPRQISCS